Proteins encoded within one genomic window of Acomys russatus chromosome 5, mAcoRus1.1, whole genome shotgun sequence:
- the Adgra1 gene encoding adhesion G protein-coupled receptor A1, whose amino-acid sequence MTQWDLKTVLSLPQYPGEFLHPVVYACTAVMLLCLLASVITYILHQSAIRISRKGRHALLNFCLHAALTFTVFAGGINRTKHPILCQAVGIALHYSTLSTMLWIGVTARNIYKQVTKKALPCPGADQPPYAKQPLLRFYLISGGVPFIICGVTAATNIRNYGTEDEDMAYCWMAWEPSLGAFYGPAAFIALVTCVYFLCTYVQLRRHPERRYELRERTEEQQRLAVPEGGHRHGVRPGTPPPPACEALTASQLQNEHSFKAQLRAAAFTLFLFAATWTFGALAVSQGHFLDMIFSCLYGAFCVTLGLFVLIHHCAKREDVWQCWWSCCPSRGETSATKPSAHPTLDANGDALVHTACLQDSPCHGKLRGFGHPPASHCKMTNLQAAQGHVSCLSPATPCCAKVHCEQLMEEEAHVHMAEEDAFPHDPHLHDPHLHRCLQGRTKPHYFSRHQAAAAEREYAYHIPSSLDGSPHSSRTDSPPSSLEGPMGVHTLACCAQADPFPMVSQPEGGDTSPGLYGCPPRLSPGPAHLEMLRRTQSLPFGGSSQNGLLQGDVPEDLPFGTDGTGNIRTGPWKNETTV is encoded by the exons TGCCATCCGGATAAGCCGGAAAGGCCGGCACGCACTCCTCAACTTCTGCCTCCACGCGGCTCTGACCTTCACGGTGTTTGCTGGCGGCATCAATCGCACCAAACACCCCATCCTATGCCAAGCG GTGGGCATTGCTCTGCACTATTCTACACTTTCTACCATGCTGTGGATCGGAGTGACTGCCAGGAACATCTACAAACAGGTGACCAAGAAGGCCCTGCCATGCCCAGGTGCGGACCAGCCACCGTACGCCAAGCAGCCCTTGCTCAG GTTCTACCTCATCAGCGGAGGGGTGCCTTTCATCATCTGTGGGGTCACAGCTGCCACAAACATCAGAAATTATGGGACAGAGGATGAGGACATGGCATA CTGCTGGATGGCCTGGGAACCCAGCCTGGGCGCATTTTACGGACCGGCTGCATTCATTGCCCTGGTCACCTGTGTGTACTTCCTCTGCACCTATGTGCAGCTGCGGCGTCACCCCGAGCGCAGGTACGAGCTCAGAGAACGTACCGAGGAGCAGCAGCGGCTGGCGGTGCCAGAGGGTGGCCACCGCCATGGGGTGCGTCCTGGCACGCCGCCACCACCGGCCTGTGAAGCCCTGACTGCCTCACAGCTGCAGAATGAGCACTCCTTCAAGGCCCAGCTTCGTGCTGCTGCCTTCACCCTGTTTCTGTTCGCAGCCACATGGACCTTTGGGGCCCTGGCCGTGTCTCAGGGCCACTTCCTGGACATGATCTTTAGCTGTCTGTATGGCGCCTTCTGCGTGACGCTGGGACTCTTTGTGCTTATCCACCATTGCGCCAAGCGGGAGGACGTGTGGCAGTGTTGGTGGTCATGCTGTCCCTCTCGGGGAGAGACCTCCGCCACCAAGCCCAGTGCCCACCCTACACTCGATGCCAATGGGGATGCACTGGTCCATACAGCCTGCCTGCAGGACTCACCGTGCCATGGAAAACTCAGAGGCTTTGGCCATCCACCAGCCAGCCACTGCAAGATGACCAACTTGCAGGCTGCCCAGGGCCATGTCAGCTGTCTGTCACCTGCCACCCCGTGCTGTGCCAAGGTGCACTGTGAGCAGCTCATGGAGGAGGAGGCCCATGTGCACATGGCTGAGGAGGATGCCTTCCCGCACGACCCCCACCTGCATGACCCTCACCTGCACAGGTGCCTCCAGGGCAGAACTAAGCCCCACTACTTCAGCCGGCACCAGGCAGCCGCAGCCGAGAGGGAGTATGCCTACCACATCCCCTCCAGCCTGGATGGCAGCCCCCACAGCTCGCGCACGGACAGCCCCCCTAGCTCTCTTGAGGGCCCAATGGGGGTGCACACGTTGGCCTGTTGTGCCCAGGCCGACCCCTTCCCCATGGTCAGCCAGCCTGAGGGTGGAGACACAAGTCCTGGGCTCTACGGCTGTCCCCCACGGCTGTCCCCAGGCCCTGCCCACTTGGAGATGCTCCGGAGGACACAGTCCCTGCCTTTTGGGGGCTCTAGTCAGAATGGGCTGCTCCAGGGTGATGTTCCCGAAGACCTGCCATTTGGCACTGATGGGACAGGGAACATCCGAACAGGACCCTGGAAAAACGAAACGACAGTGTAG